Proteins from a genomic interval of Bradyrhizobium sp. CCBAU 53340:
- a CDS encoding tetratricopeptide repeat protein, with translation MTKAAMSLLIVLGVAVGLSTHTVVNCGDEDEPDICSAVIGFSPFRGSLIAFAYEGRGRIALRHGDSGRAVADFNEAIHLNPNRASLYRDRALAYRQNGELDLAIADYDEAIALDPKPAAPYRERGLALAAKGDLDRAILSYSTAVRLDPSDPQARLDRGLAFLARGQADDARADFEAALALPPGKDGRARDAARAKLAELTHAEPTQVATPLR, from the coding sequence ATGACCAAAGCCGCAATGTCATTGTTGATCGTCCTGGGCGTGGCCGTCGGCCTGTCCACCCATACGGTCGTGAATTGCGGCGATGAGGATGAGCCCGACATCTGCTCGGCCGTGATCGGCTTCTCGCCGTTTCGCGGCTCCCTGATCGCCTTCGCCTATGAGGGGCGCGGACGGATCGCGCTGCGTCACGGCGACAGTGGCCGGGCGGTCGCCGATTTCAATGAAGCCATCCACCTCAATCCCAACCGCGCCTCGCTCTATCGCGACCGCGCGCTGGCCTACCGGCAAAACGGTGAACTGGATCTTGCGATTGCCGATTATGACGAGGCGATCGCGCTCGATCCCAAGCCCGCCGCGCCCTATCGCGAGCGTGGGCTCGCGCTCGCCGCCAAGGGCGATCTCGACCGCGCCATCCTGAGCTACAGCACGGCGGTCCGTCTCGATCCGTCAGACCCGCAGGCCCGCCTCGATCGCGGTCTTGCATTCCTCGCCCGCGGCCAGGCCGATGATGCGCGCGCCGATTTCGAAGCCGCCCTCGCGCTGCCTCCCGGCAAGGACGGTCGCGCACGCGATGCCGCGCGCGCCAAGCTCGCCGAGCTGACGCACGCCGAACCGACCCAGGTCGCCACACCGCTGCGGTGA
- the htpX gene encoding zinc metalloprotease HtpX — protein MNYLRTAMLLAGLTALFMGVGYLIGGAGGAMIALVIAAATNLLTYWNSDRAVLSMYGAHEVDRQSAPELVGLVAELAGRAGLPMPRVFVMDEAQPNAFATGRNPENAAVAVTVGLINQLGREELAGVIAHELAHIKNHDTLLMTITATIAGAISMLAQFGMFFGGNRDNNGPGIVGSILMMILAPLGAMLVQMAISRTREYAADNLGARIAGQPMWLASALVKIDNAAHQVPNFDAERNPATAHMFIINPLSGHGVDNLFATHPSTENRIAALHQLAAELGPRAAPSVGANENYPPQGPWGRSSSRGPSNGSSRGPWG, from the coding sequence ATGAATTATCTTCGTACCGCAATGCTTCTTGCAGGCCTCACGGCCCTGTTCATGGGCGTGGGCTATCTGATCGGCGGCGCGGGCGGCGCCATGATCGCGCTCGTCATTGCCGCCGCGACCAATCTCTTGACCTACTGGAACTCCGACCGCGCGGTGCTCTCGATGTACGGCGCCCATGAGGTCGACCGCCAAAGCGCGCCGGAGCTGGTCGGGCTCGTTGCCGAGCTTGCGGGCCGCGCCGGCCTGCCGATGCCGCGCGTGTTCGTGATGGACGAGGCGCAGCCCAACGCGTTCGCGACCGGCCGCAATCCCGAGAACGCCGCCGTCGCCGTCACCGTCGGCCTGATCAACCAGCTCGGCCGCGAGGAGCTCGCCGGCGTGATCGCGCATGAGCTCGCCCATATCAAGAACCACGACACGCTGCTGATGACCATCACCGCGACCATTGCGGGCGCGATCTCCATGCTGGCGCAGTTCGGCATGTTCTTCGGCGGCAACCGCGACAACAATGGGCCCGGCATTGTCGGCTCGATCCTGATGATGATTCTCGCCCCGCTCGGGGCCATGCTGGTGCAGATGGCGATCAGCCGCACCCGCGAATACGCCGCCGACAATCTCGGCGCGCGCATTGCCGGCCAGCCGATGTGGCTGGCGTCGGCGCTGGTGAAGATCGACAACGCCGCGCATCAGGTGCCGAACTTCGATGCCGAGCGGAATCCGGCGACCGCGCATATGTTCATCATCAACCCGCTGTCGGGCCATGGCGTCGACAATCTCTTCGCCACCCACCCCTCGACCGAGAATCGCATCGCTGCACTCCACCAGCTCGCGGCCGAGCTGGGGCCGCGGGCCGCGCCGTCGGTCGGTGCCAACGAGAACTATCCGCCGCAGGGACCCTGGGGCCGCTCGTCCTCGCGCGGTCCCTCCAACGGATCCTCACGCGGGCCTTGGGGCTGA
- a CDS encoding alkene reductase, which translates to MSRPTKLFETYKLGPITLANRLAMAPLTRNRAAPGTFVPSPLAAEYYGQRASAGLLITEASQVSQQGQGYQDTPGIYSKDQVAGWRKVTDTVHERGGKIFIQLWHVGRISHVDLQAGGAAPVAPSAIRAKGKTFVNGTFADVSEPRALELSEIPGIIDDFKRATRNALEAGFDGVEIHGANGYLLDQFAKDGANKRTDAYGGSIENRAKLMLEVSRAVAAEAGADRTGIRISPVTPANDISDSNPQALFDYITDGLNALKLVYLHVVEGATGGPRDFAPFDYGSLRKRFSGTYMANNGYDFDLASKVLDANAADLIAFGKPFISNPDLVERLKQGATLNDWDKNTFYGGGAKGYTDYPTLAAEPAE; encoded by the coding sequence ATGAGCCGTCCGACCAAATTGTTTGAGACCTACAAACTCGGCCCGATCACGCTGGCCAACCGCCTCGCGATGGCACCGCTGACGCGCAACCGCGCCGCGCCCGGCACCTTCGTCCCCTCGCCGCTCGCGGCCGAGTACTATGGCCAACGCGCTTCCGCGGGCCTCTTGATCACCGAAGCGAGCCAGGTCTCGCAGCAGGGCCAGGGCTATCAGGACACTCCCGGCATCTACAGCAAGGATCAGGTCGCCGGTTGGCGCAAGGTGACCGACACGGTGCATGAGCGCGGCGGCAAGATCTTCATCCAGCTCTGGCATGTCGGCCGCATCTCGCATGTCGACCTCCAGGCAGGTGGCGCAGCCCCGGTGGCGCCGAGCGCAATCCGCGCCAAGGGCAAGACGTTCGTGAACGGCACCTTTGCCGATGTCTCCGAGCCCCGCGCGCTCGAGCTCTCCGAAATTCCCGGCATCATCGACGATTTCAAGCGCGCCACCAGGAATGCGCTCGAGGCTGGCTTCGACGGTGTCGAGATCCACGGCGCCAACGGCTATTTGCTCGACCAGTTCGCCAAGGACGGCGCCAACAAGCGCACCGATGCCTATGGCGGCTCGATCGAGAACCGCGCGAAATTGATGCTGGAAGTCTCCAGGGCCGTCGCGGCCGAAGCCGGCGCCGATCGCACCGGCATCCGCATCTCACCGGTGACGCCCGCCAACGATATTTCGGATTCCAACCCGCAGGCGCTGTTTGACTACATCACCGACGGCCTCAACGCGTTGAAGCTCGTCTATCTCCACGTTGTCGAAGGCGCCACGGGCGGCCCGCGTGACTTCGCGCCGTTCGATTATGGGTCCTTGCGCAAGCGCTTCTCCGGCACCTACATGGCCAACAACGGTTACGATTTCGATCTCGCCAGCAAGGTACTGGACGCCAACGCCGCCGATCTGATCGCCTTCGGCAAGCCGTTCATCTCCAACCCCGATCTGGTCGAGCGGCTGAAGCAGGGCGCAACGCTGAACGATTGGGACAAGAACACGTTCTACGGCGGCGGCGCCAAGGGGTACACCGATTACCCGACGCTGGCGGCCGAGCCGGCGGAGTAG
- a CDS encoding DUF1993 family protein, with protein MSFYDAVVPAYLQMLNSLTGLLSKAEAHCAAKKIDPSVMLGSRLFPDMLPLSKQIQLASDFAAKGCARLTHSELPSMPDTEKTFEELKQRLARTIDYVKSYKPEQFEGADTKDVTFPAGPDRTMTLKGQQFFSGVSLPNFYFHVTTAHGIMRHNGVEIGKRDFLGAN; from the coding sequence ATGTCCTTCTACGACGCCGTCGTCCCCGCCTATTTGCAAATGCTGAACAGCTTGACCGGCCTGCTCTCCAAGGCCGAGGCGCATTGCGCGGCCAAGAAGATCGACCCGAGCGTCATGCTCGGCTCGCGCCTCTTCCCTGACATGCTGCCGCTGTCGAAGCAGATCCAGCTTGCCAGCGATTTCGCTGCCAAGGGCTGCGCCCGGTTGACTCATAGCGAGCTGCCTTCGATGCCCGATACGGAAAAGACGTTCGAGGAGCTGAAGCAGCGGCTCGCCAGGACCATCGACTATGTGAAGTCGTACAAGCCGGAGCAGTTCGAGGGCGCCGACACCAAGGACGTGACCTTCCCGGCGGGACCGGACCGGACCATGACACTCAAGGGCCAGCAGTTCTTCAGTGGAGTCTCGCTACCGAACTTCTATTTCCACGTCACGACCGCTCACGGCATTATGCGCCACAACGGCGTCGAGATCGGCAAACGCGATTTCCTCGGCGCCAACTGA
- a CDS encoding lytic murein transglycosylase — MSKTRFVIAAAALLTLSLPASAQFAPPPARPAAPKATAPSPRAASCHAGASFDRFLADVKQQAVAAGVSQRTISEASPYLIYDQGIVNRDRGQRVFGQLFTEFAGRMAAPYRMQNGQQHIKHHASAFARAEKEYGVPPAVIAAFWGLESDFGANMGNLPTLKSLVSLAYDCRRSEMFVNETIAALKIIDRGDLTPDEMIGSWAGELGQTQFLPTHYVNYAVDYDGDGRRDLLRSEDDVIGSTANYIANGLKWRRGEPWLEEIKVPQNLPWDQTDLSVQLPRSKWAQFGVTYPDGRPLPNDNLAASVLLPMGRFGPAFMAYANFAAYTEWNNSLIYSTTAGYLATRIAGAPPMRKASGPVAQLPFNELKELQQLLVRAGFNVGKIDGVLGQQSRTAVKAMQIKYSLPADSWPTAELLARMRGGTAQVQPQATVR, encoded by the coding sequence ATGTCCAAGACCCGATTTGTGATCGCGGCCGCCGCTCTTCTCACGCTCTCCCTTCCGGCCTCCGCCCAATTCGCCCCACCGCCCGCACGGCCTGCCGCGCCAAAGGCCACCGCGCCCTCGCCGCGCGCAGCATCGTGCCACGCCGGAGCGAGTTTCGATCGTTTCCTCGCCGACGTGAAACAGCAGGCCGTTGCCGCGGGCGTGTCGCAACGAACGATATCGGAGGCTTCGCCCTATCTCATCTATGACCAGGGCATCGTCAACCGCGACCGCGGTCAGCGCGTGTTCGGCCAGCTCTTCACCGAATTCGCCGGCCGCATGGCCGCGCCCTATCGCATGCAGAACGGCCAGCAGCACATCAAGCACCACGCATCAGCATTCGCACGTGCCGAGAAGGAGTACGGCGTGCCGCCGGCGGTGATCGCCGCCTTCTGGGGGCTGGAGAGCGACTTCGGCGCCAACATGGGCAATCTGCCGACGCTGAAATCGCTGGTGTCGCTGGCCTATGACTGCCGACGTTCCGAGATGTTCGTGAACGAGACCATCGCGGCGCTGAAGATCATCGATCGCGGCGATCTCACGCCCGACGAGATGATCGGCTCCTGGGCCGGCGAGCTCGGCCAGACGCAGTTCCTGCCGACGCACTACGTCAACTACGCCGTCGACTATGACGGCGACGGGCGGCGCGACCTCCTGCGCAGCGAAGACGACGTGATCGGCTCGACCGCCAACTACATCGCCAACGGATTGAAATGGCGGCGCGGCGAGCCCTGGCTGGAAGAGATCAAGGTGCCGCAAAACCTGCCATGGGATCAGACCGACCTCAGCGTGCAGCTGCCGCGCTCGAAATGGGCGCAGTTCGGCGTCACCTATCCCGACGGAAGGCCGCTGCCGAACGACAATCTCGCAGCGTCCGTGCTGCTGCCGATGGGACGCTTCGGACCGGCCTTCATGGCCTATGCGAATTTCGCGGCCTATACCGAATGGAATAACTCGCTGATCTATTCGACCACCGCGGGCTATCTCGCCACCCGCATTGCCGGCGCGCCTCCGATGCGCAAGGCCAGCGGGCCGGTCGCGCAACTGCCGTTCAACGAGCTCAAGGAATTGCAGCAGCTCTTGGTGCGCGCCGGTTTCAATGTCGGCAAGATCGACGGCGTGCTGGGCCAGCAGAGCCGCACCGCCGTAAAAGCGATGCAGATCAAATACAGCCTGCCGGCCGATTCCTGGCCGACCGCCGAGCTCCTGGCCCGCATGCGCGGCGGCACGGCACAGGTGCAGCCCCAGGCGACGGTGCGGTAG